A region of Drosophila suzukii chromosome 2L, CBGP_Dsuzu_IsoJpt1.0, whole genome shotgun sequence DNA encodes the following proteins:
- the Cnot4 gene encoding uncharacterized protein Cnot4 isoform X5: MNGLSSNDDAVECPLCMEPLEVDDLTFFPCTCGYQICRFCWHRIRTDENKLCPACRKEYPENPADFKPLSQEEMIAFKSQKRQRDQQRKQKITENRKHLANVRVVQKNLVFVVGLPPRLADADILKKHEYFGKYGKIHKVVINPSTTYAGVQVRVGPSASAYVTYVNNSDALRAIQSVNNIMIDGRLIKTSLGTTKYCSHFMKNQQCPKGDCMYLHELGDPEASFTKEEMHQGKHQEYEKRLHDTLIASFGPNTAAAIPSSSSASSSSSGSGTNASSAANGQQKEAWPSLSVSPINGREATASASNSSGKSKREKLRNEKRHEKNKSKNKNSGNTNSNASNKENYVPESRGSTSTETFAEAPADAPASTKPEPQQSSSNRSRADRGKDRASNHAASAKEQKKGKEPAPAPAVTKQVERIEPSESTITQKKTEVIESCEDNLPQKRLAGTNVQRSVSSCSENSEGHVSESSLSEKSLADDYTDEKCNSVNSESHQESVKTQEEAEKSIEAIVDDEPVLTVSNSSEDTSPAAVEASNEKDGGSLPDDPVDPTSLAENGSRVTDALSKLNIFADTPSFFTSSSFQQVPLIKNKLDLEMRQSHLPDLVNDIDGIQKASNTNEWEEAFKNVMIRNTRQVEEQLLQQQHLQQQQQHHHQQVLQQQEEFLRMHELQKRNNFATNVSQINGPANDFLSHFQANSIDLNRVQAQALLHQQLLQQQTGENLFGGNMSKFFDFHKIQQQSHHQYLNGHPPQINGNSAVPEPQRVAAFLENNRLNSPFVENGLINSQQQPQKPRMMGMFENLPPNSQSQQSRFTQNSIVDDDLGFDPFIETQKGLAELMENEVVQQQSINNENSGPKLPPPPQIPPHQQLVDNMQRARMPPPGFNHMNTLGLGGSSRLQHTSKMMPFMNMPGNGVGNNGAQGQHQLPMGANWNAHLAMHQNPGQPVGDSQLQHPMAHNKVYNNSDWTTMDPAILSFRQFSSFPQNQIPPHPQQQQDMFLQHLAQQQNSQSGKFVKALVDQQPTKYSPIPIPGFNNQPQLLPMGMPNNLLNGQQAQPPQVNANVQGMLEFLKSRQFV; the protein is encoded by the exons ATGAACGGCCTGAGCAGCAATGATGACGCAGTCGAGTGCCCTTTGTGTATGGAGCCGCTGGAGGTGGACGATCTGACCTTCTTTCCCTGTACCTGCGGATATCAG ATTTGCCGCTTCTGTTGGCACAGGATCCGCACGGACGAGAACAAGTTGTGTCCAGCATGCCGAAAGGAATATCCAGAGAATCCAGCTGACTTTAAGCCTCTATCACAGGAAGAA ATGATTGCCTTCAAGTCCCAAAAACGCCAAAGGGACCAACAACGAAAACAAAAGATCACCGAGAACCGAAAACATTTGGCCAACGTTCGTGTGGTCCAAAAGAACTTGGTGTTCGTTGTGGGCTTACCACCTCGACTTGCTGACGCAGAC ATACTAAAGAAACACGAGTATTTTGGTAAATATGGGAAAATTCATAAAGTCGTTATAAATCCAAGTACCACGTATGCCGGGGTCCAGGTAAGAGTT GGTCCATCTGCTTCTGCCTATGTCACATATGTTAATAACTCGGATGCTTTGCGGGCCATTCAAAGCGTCAACAACATTATGATAGACGGGCGGCTCATAAAGACTAGCCTGGGGACTACTAAGTACTGCAGCCATTTCATGAAAAACCAGCAGTGTCCCAAGGGCGACTGTATGTACTTACATGAACTGGGAGATCCCGAGGCCAGTTTTACTAAGGAG GAAATGCATCAGGGAAAACATCAAGAGTATGAGAAGCGTCTGCACGATACTCTAATTGCCTCATTCGGGCCGAATACAGCAG CCGCGATTCCATCGTCCTCGTCAGCGTCATCCTCGTCGTCTGGATCGGGTACGAATGCTTCGAGTGCAGCCAATGGCCAGCAAAAGGAGGCCTGGCCCAGTTTATCGGTCTCGCCCATCAATGGCAGGGAGGCGACTGCGAGTGCGAGCAATTCCAGTGGGAAGAGCAAACGGGAGAAGCTGCGCAACGAGAAAAgacacgaaaagaacaaatCGAAGAACAAGAACAGCGGCAACACAAACTCCAATGCCTCGAACAAGGAGAACTATGTTCCCGAGTCGCGGGGCAGCACAAGTACTGAGACATTCGCAGAGGCCCCAGCGGATGCACCAGCTTCCACTAAGCCTGAGCCGCAGCAAAGCTCTAGCAATCGATCGAGGGCAGATCGCGGAAAAGATCGGGCCTCTAATCACGCAGCTAGTGCAAAGGAACAGAAAAAGGGCAAGGAGCCTGCTCCTGCACCCGCAGTAACTAAACAGGTGGAGAGAATTGAGCCGAGCGAGAGTACAATAACACAAAAGAAGACGGAAGTAATCGAAAGCTGTGAAGATAATTTACCACAAAAGAGATTAGCTGGAACAAACGTTCAAAGATCTGTGAGCTCCTGTAGCGAAAATAGTGAAGGCCACGTCTCGGAGAGTAGCTTAAGTGAAAAGAGTTTAGCTGATGATTATACGGATGAGAAGTGCAATAGTGTGAATTCTGAAAGCCACCAAGAAAGTGTGAAAACTCAGGAAGAAGCCGAGAAGAGCATCGAGGCTATTGTCGATGATGAACCGGTTCTGACAGTATCTAACTCCTCGGAGGACACTAGCCCCGCTGCAGTGGAGGCTAGCAATGAGAAAGATGGGGGATCCCTACCCGACGATCCAGTCGACCCCACGAGCCTGGCGGAGAATGGAAGTAGAGTGACTG ATGCGCTGTCTAAGCTCAACATTTTCGCTGATACGCCCAGCTTCTTCACATCGTCATCATTCCAGCAAGTTCCCTTAATAAAGAATAAGCTAGATTTGGAAATGCGACAGTCTCATTTACCAGACTTGGTCAACG ATATTGATGGAATCCAAAAGGCATCAAATACGAACG AGTGGGAAGAAGCTTTCAAAAATGTGATGATTCGCAACACTAGGCAAGTGGAGGAGCAACTACTTCAGCAGCAACAtctgcaacagcagcagcagcatcaccACCAGCAAGTTTTGCAACAACAAGAGGAGTTCCTTCGCATGCACGAACTACAAAAACGCAACAATTTTGCGACAAATGTTTCACAAATCAACGGTCCTGCAAATG ATTTCCTTAGCCATTTCCAGGCAAACTCTATCGATTTAAATAGAGTTCAGGCCCAAGCACTTCTGCATCAACAGCTATTACAACAGCAGACCGGGGAAAATCTATTTGGAGGAAACATGTCGAAATTCTTTGATTTTCATAAAATTCAGCAGCAGTCACACCATCAGTATCTTAATGGACACCCGCCTCAAATCAATGGAAACAGTGCTGTGCCTGAGCCACAACGAGTGGCGGCCTTCTTGGAAAACAATCGACTGAATTCGCCTTTTGTTGAAAATG GACTTATTAATTCACAACAGCAACCTCAAAAGCCGAGGATGATGGGAATGTTTGAAAATCTG cCTCCTAATTCGCAATCTCAGCAGAGTCGGTTCACCCAGAACTCCATAGTCGACGATGACTTAG GTTTTGACCCCTTTATTGAGACCCAAAAAGGACTGGCCGAACTGATGGAAAATGAAGTTGTTCAACAACAGAGTATTAACAATGAAAACTCCGGGCCGAAGCTTCCACCACCGCCCCAAATTCCCCCACATCAGCAACTGGTGGACAATATGCAGCGAGCTCGCATGCCGCCGCCAGGCTTCAATCACATGAACACCCTGGGCTTGGGCGGATCATCCAGACTGCAGCACACTAGCAAAATGATGCCCTTCATGAACATGCCCGGCAACGGGGTGGGAAACAACGGCGCCCAGGGGCAGCACCAGTTGCCGATGGGTGCCAACTGGAATGCTCACTTGGCCATGCACCAAAACCCAGGTCAGCCCGTTGGCGACTCACAATTGCAGCATCCTATGGCTCACAACAAGG TTTACAACAACAGTGATTGGACTACAATGGATCCGGCTATACTTTCGTTTAGACAGTTTTCATCCTTCCCACAAAACCAAATTCCCCCACATCCTCAACAACAGCAGGATATGTTTTTGCAGCATTTGGCTCAACAGCAAAATTCCCAGAGTGGTAAGTTTGTTAAAGCTTTGGTGGATCAACAGCCGACTAAATACTCACCCATTCCCATTCCAGGTTTCAACAATCAGCCACAACTGCTTCCCATGGGGATGCCCAATAATTTGCTGAACGGACAACAGGCGCAGCCGCCACAGGTCAATGCCAATGTTCAGGGCATGCTTGAGTTTTTAAAAAGCCGTCAATTCGTTTAG
- the Cnot4 gene encoding PHD finger protein rhinoceros isoform X4, protein MNGLSSNDDAVECPLCMEPLEVDDLTFFPCTCGYQICRFCWHRIRTDENKLCPACRKEYPENPADFKPLSQEEMIAFKSQKRQRDQQRKQKITENRKHLANVRVVQKNLVFVVGLPPRLADADILKKHEYFGKYGKIHKVVINPSTTYAGVQGPSASAYVTYVNNSDALRAIQSVNNIMIDGRLIKTSLGTTKYCSHFMKNQQCPKGDCMYLHELGDPEASFTKEEMHQGKHQEYEKRLHDTLIASFGPNTAGIINAAIPSSSSASSSSSGSGTNASSAANGQQKEAWPSLSVSPINGREATASASNSSGKSKREKLRNEKRHEKNKSKNKNSGNTNSNASNKENYVPESRGSTSTETFAEAPADAPASTKPEPQQSSSNRSRADRGKDRASNHAASAKEQKKGKEPAPAPAVTKQVERIEPSESTITQKKTEVIESCEDNLPQKRLAGTNVQRSVSSCSENSEGHVSESSLSEKSLADDYTDEKCNSVNSESHQESVKTQEEAEKSIEAIVDDEPVLTVSNSSEDTSPAAVEASNEKDGGSLPDDPVDPTSLAENGSRVTDALSKLNIFADTPSFFTSSSFQQVPLIKNKLDLEMRQSHLPDLVNDIDGIQKASNTNEWEEAFKNVMIRNTRQVEEQLLQQQHLQQQQQHHHQQVLQQQEEFLRMHELQKRNNFATNVSQINGPANDFLSHFQANSIDLNRVQAQALLHQQLLQQQTGENLFGGNMSKFFDFHKIQQQSHHQYLNGHPPQINGNSAVPEPQRVAAFLENNRLNSPFVENGLINSQQQPQKPRMMGMFENLPPNSQSQQSRFTQNSIVDDDLGFDPFIETQKGLAELMENEVVQQQSINNENSGPKLPPPPQIPPHQQLVDNMQRARMPPPGFNHMNTLGLGGSSRLQHTSKMMPFMNMPGNGVGNNGAQGQHQLPMGANWNAHLAMHQNPGQPVGDSQLQHPMAHNKVYNNSDWTTMDPAILSFRQFSSFPQNQIPPHPQQQQDMFLQHLAQQQNSQSGKFVKALVDQQPTKYSPIPIPGFNNQPQLLPMGMPNNLLNGQQAQPPQVNANVQGMLEFLKSRQFV, encoded by the exons ATGAACGGCCTGAGCAGCAATGATGACGCAGTCGAGTGCCCTTTGTGTATGGAGCCGCTGGAGGTGGACGATCTGACCTTCTTTCCCTGTACCTGCGGATATCAG ATTTGCCGCTTCTGTTGGCACAGGATCCGCACGGACGAGAACAAGTTGTGTCCAGCATGCCGAAAGGAATATCCAGAGAATCCAGCTGACTTTAAGCCTCTATCACAGGAAGAA ATGATTGCCTTCAAGTCCCAAAAACGCCAAAGGGACCAACAACGAAAACAAAAGATCACCGAGAACCGAAAACATTTGGCCAACGTTCGTGTGGTCCAAAAGAACTTGGTGTTCGTTGTGGGCTTACCACCTCGACTTGCTGACGCAGAC ATACTAAAGAAACACGAGTATTTTGGTAAATATGGGAAAATTCATAAAGTCGTTATAAATCCAAGTACCACGTATGCCGGGGTCCAG GGTCCATCTGCTTCTGCCTATGTCACATATGTTAATAACTCGGATGCTTTGCGGGCCATTCAAAGCGTCAACAACATTATGATAGACGGGCGGCTCATAAAGACTAGCCTGGGGACTACTAAGTACTGCAGCCATTTCATGAAAAACCAGCAGTGTCCCAAGGGCGACTGTATGTACTTACATGAACTGGGAGATCCCGAGGCCAGTTTTACTAAGGAG GAAATGCATCAGGGAAAACATCAAGAGTATGAGAAGCGTCTGCACGATACTCTAATTGCCTCATTCGGGCCGAATACAGCAGGTATTATAAATG CCGCGATTCCATCGTCCTCGTCAGCGTCATCCTCGTCGTCTGGATCGGGTACGAATGCTTCGAGTGCAGCCAATGGCCAGCAAAAGGAGGCCTGGCCCAGTTTATCGGTCTCGCCCATCAATGGCAGGGAGGCGACTGCGAGTGCGAGCAATTCCAGTGGGAAGAGCAAACGGGAGAAGCTGCGCAACGAGAAAAgacacgaaaagaacaaatCGAAGAACAAGAACAGCGGCAACACAAACTCCAATGCCTCGAACAAGGAGAACTATGTTCCCGAGTCGCGGGGCAGCACAAGTACTGAGACATTCGCAGAGGCCCCAGCGGATGCACCAGCTTCCACTAAGCCTGAGCCGCAGCAAAGCTCTAGCAATCGATCGAGGGCAGATCGCGGAAAAGATCGGGCCTCTAATCACGCAGCTAGTGCAAAGGAACAGAAAAAGGGCAAGGAGCCTGCTCCTGCACCCGCAGTAACTAAACAGGTGGAGAGAATTGAGCCGAGCGAGAGTACAATAACACAAAAGAAGACGGAAGTAATCGAAAGCTGTGAAGATAATTTACCACAAAAGAGATTAGCTGGAACAAACGTTCAAAGATCTGTGAGCTCCTGTAGCGAAAATAGTGAAGGCCACGTCTCGGAGAGTAGCTTAAGTGAAAAGAGTTTAGCTGATGATTATACGGATGAGAAGTGCAATAGTGTGAATTCTGAAAGCCACCAAGAAAGTGTGAAAACTCAGGAAGAAGCCGAGAAGAGCATCGAGGCTATTGTCGATGATGAACCGGTTCTGACAGTATCTAACTCCTCGGAGGACACTAGCCCCGCTGCAGTGGAGGCTAGCAATGAGAAAGATGGGGGATCCCTACCCGACGATCCAGTCGACCCCACGAGCCTGGCGGAGAATGGAAGTAGAGTGACTG ATGCGCTGTCTAAGCTCAACATTTTCGCTGATACGCCCAGCTTCTTCACATCGTCATCATTCCAGCAAGTTCCCTTAATAAAGAATAAGCTAGATTTGGAAATGCGACAGTCTCATTTACCAGACTTGGTCAACG ATATTGATGGAATCCAAAAGGCATCAAATACGAACG AGTGGGAAGAAGCTTTCAAAAATGTGATGATTCGCAACACTAGGCAAGTGGAGGAGCAACTACTTCAGCAGCAACAtctgcaacagcagcagcagcatcaccACCAGCAAGTTTTGCAACAACAAGAGGAGTTCCTTCGCATGCACGAACTACAAAAACGCAACAATTTTGCGACAAATGTTTCACAAATCAACGGTCCTGCAAATG ATTTCCTTAGCCATTTCCAGGCAAACTCTATCGATTTAAATAGAGTTCAGGCCCAAGCACTTCTGCATCAACAGCTATTACAACAGCAGACCGGGGAAAATCTATTTGGAGGAAACATGTCGAAATTCTTTGATTTTCATAAAATTCAGCAGCAGTCACACCATCAGTATCTTAATGGACACCCGCCTCAAATCAATGGAAACAGTGCTGTGCCTGAGCCACAACGAGTGGCGGCCTTCTTGGAAAACAATCGACTGAATTCGCCTTTTGTTGAAAATG GACTTATTAATTCACAACAGCAACCTCAAAAGCCGAGGATGATGGGAATGTTTGAAAATCTG cCTCCTAATTCGCAATCTCAGCAGAGTCGGTTCACCCAGAACTCCATAGTCGACGATGACTTAG GTTTTGACCCCTTTATTGAGACCCAAAAAGGACTGGCCGAACTGATGGAAAATGAAGTTGTTCAACAACAGAGTATTAACAATGAAAACTCCGGGCCGAAGCTTCCACCACCGCCCCAAATTCCCCCACATCAGCAACTGGTGGACAATATGCAGCGAGCTCGCATGCCGCCGCCAGGCTTCAATCACATGAACACCCTGGGCTTGGGCGGATCATCCAGACTGCAGCACACTAGCAAAATGATGCCCTTCATGAACATGCCCGGCAACGGGGTGGGAAACAACGGCGCCCAGGGGCAGCACCAGTTGCCGATGGGTGCCAACTGGAATGCTCACTTGGCCATGCACCAAAACCCAGGTCAGCCCGTTGGCGACTCACAATTGCAGCATCCTATGGCTCACAACAAGG TTTACAACAACAGTGATTGGACTACAATGGATCCGGCTATACTTTCGTTTAGACAGTTTTCATCCTTCCCACAAAACCAAATTCCCCCACATCCTCAACAACAGCAGGATATGTTTTTGCAGCATTTGGCTCAACAGCAAAATTCCCAGAGTGGTAAGTTTGTTAAAGCTTTGGTGGATCAACAGCCGACTAAATACTCACCCATTCCCATTCCAGGTTTCAACAATCAGCCACAACTGCTTCCCATGGGGATGCCCAATAATTTGCTGAACGGACAACAGGCGCAGCCGCCACAGGTCAATGCCAATGTTCAGGGCATGCTTGAGTTTTTAAAAAGCCGTCAATTCGTTTAG
- the Cnot4 gene encoding PHD finger protein rhinoceros isoform X3, whose amino-acid sequence MNGLSSNDDAVECPLCMEPLEVDDLTFFPCTCGYQICRFCWHRIRTDENKLCPACRKEYPENPADFKPLSQEEMIAFKSQKRQRDQQRKQKITENRKHLANVRVVQKNLVFVVGLPPRLADADILKKHEYFGKYGKIHKVVINPSTTYAGVQVRVGPSASAYVTYVNNSDALRAIQSVNNIMIDGRLIKTSLGTTKYCSHFMKNQQCPKGDCMYLHELGDPEASFTKEEMHQGKHQEYEKRLHDTLIASFGPNTAGIINAAIPSSSSASSSSSGSGTNASSAANGQQKEAWPSLSVSPINGREATASASNSSGKSKREKLRNEKRHEKNKSKNKNSGNTNSNASNKENYVPESRGSTSTETFAEAPADAPASTKPEPQQSSSNRSRADRGKDRASNHAASAKEQKKGKEPAPAPAVTKQVERIEPSESTITQKKTEVIESCEDNLPQKRLAGTNVQRSVSSCSENSEGHVSESSLSEKSLADDYTDEKCNSVNSESHQESVKTQEEAEKSIEAIVDDEPVLTVSNSSEDTSPAAVEASNEKDGGSLPDDPVDPTSLAENGSRVTDALSKLNIFADTPSFFTSSSFQQVPLIKNKLDLEMRQSHLPDLVNDIDGIQKASNTNEWEEAFKNVMIRNTRQVEEQLLQQQHLQQQQQHHHQQVLQQQEEFLRMHELQKRNNFATNVSQINGPANDFLSHFQANSIDLNRVQAQALLHQQLLQQQTGENLFGGNMSKFFDFHKIQQQSHHQYLNGHPPQINGNSAVPEPQRVAAFLENNRLNSPFVENGLINSQQQPQKPRMMGMFENLPPNSQSQQSRFTQNSIVDDDLGFDPFIETQKGLAELMENEVVQQQSINNENSGPKLPPPPQIPPHQQLVDNMQRARMPPPGFNHMNTLGLGGSSRLQHTSKMMPFMNMPGNGVGNNGAQGQHQLPMGANWNAHLAMHQNPGQPVGDSQLQHPMAHNKVYNNSDWTTMDPAILSFRQFSSFPQNQIPPHPQQQQDMFLQHLAQQQNSQSGKFVKALVDQQPTKYSPIPIPGFNNQPQLLPMGMPNNLLNGQQAQPPQVNANVQGMLEFLKSRQFV is encoded by the exons ATGAACGGCCTGAGCAGCAATGATGACGCAGTCGAGTGCCCTTTGTGTATGGAGCCGCTGGAGGTGGACGATCTGACCTTCTTTCCCTGTACCTGCGGATATCAG ATTTGCCGCTTCTGTTGGCACAGGATCCGCACGGACGAGAACAAGTTGTGTCCAGCATGCCGAAAGGAATATCCAGAGAATCCAGCTGACTTTAAGCCTCTATCACAGGAAGAA ATGATTGCCTTCAAGTCCCAAAAACGCCAAAGGGACCAACAACGAAAACAAAAGATCACCGAGAACCGAAAACATTTGGCCAACGTTCGTGTGGTCCAAAAGAACTTGGTGTTCGTTGTGGGCTTACCACCTCGACTTGCTGACGCAGAC ATACTAAAGAAACACGAGTATTTTGGTAAATATGGGAAAATTCATAAAGTCGTTATAAATCCAAGTACCACGTATGCCGGGGTCCAGGTAAGAGTT GGTCCATCTGCTTCTGCCTATGTCACATATGTTAATAACTCGGATGCTTTGCGGGCCATTCAAAGCGTCAACAACATTATGATAGACGGGCGGCTCATAAAGACTAGCCTGGGGACTACTAAGTACTGCAGCCATTTCATGAAAAACCAGCAGTGTCCCAAGGGCGACTGTATGTACTTACATGAACTGGGAGATCCCGAGGCCAGTTTTACTAAGGAG GAAATGCATCAGGGAAAACATCAAGAGTATGAGAAGCGTCTGCACGATACTCTAATTGCCTCATTCGGGCCGAATACAGCAGGTATTATAAATG CCGCGATTCCATCGTCCTCGTCAGCGTCATCCTCGTCGTCTGGATCGGGTACGAATGCTTCGAGTGCAGCCAATGGCCAGCAAAAGGAGGCCTGGCCCAGTTTATCGGTCTCGCCCATCAATGGCAGGGAGGCGACTGCGAGTGCGAGCAATTCCAGTGGGAAGAGCAAACGGGAGAAGCTGCGCAACGAGAAAAgacacgaaaagaacaaatCGAAGAACAAGAACAGCGGCAACACAAACTCCAATGCCTCGAACAAGGAGAACTATGTTCCCGAGTCGCGGGGCAGCACAAGTACTGAGACATTCGCAGAGGCCCCAGCGGATGCACCAGCTTCCACTAAGCCTGAGCCGCAGCAAAGCTCTAGCAATCGATCGAGGGCAGATCGCGGAAAAGATCGGGCCTCTAATCACGCAGCTAGTGCAAAGGAACAGAAAAAGGGCAAGGAGCCTGCTCCTGCACCCGCAGTAACTAAACAGGTGGAGAGAATTGAGCCGAGCGAGAGTACAATAACACAAAAGAAGACGGAAGTAATCGAAAGCTGTGAAGATAATTTACCACAAAAGAGATTAGCTGGAACAAACGTTCAAAGATCTGTGAGCTCCTGTAGCGAAAATAGTGAAGGCCACGTCTCGGAGAGTAGCTTAAGTGAAAAGAGTTTAGCTGATGATTATACGGATGAGAAGTGCAATAGTGTGAATTCTGAAAGCCACCAAGAAAGTGTGAAAACTCAGGAAGAAGCCGAGAAGAGCATCGAGGCTATTGTCGATGATGAACCGGTTCTGACAGTATCTAACTCCTCGGAGGACACTAGCCCCGCTGCAGTGGAGGCTAGCAATGAGAAAGATGGGGGATCCCTACCCGACGATCCAGTCGACCCCACGAGCCTGGCGGAGAATGGAAGTAGAGTGACTG ATGCGCTGTCTAAGCTCAACATTTTCGCTGATACGCCCAGCTTCTTCACATCGTCATCATTCCAGCAAGTTCCCTTAATAAAGAATAAGCTAGATTTGGAAATGCGACAGTCTCATTTACCAGACTTGGTCAACG ATATTGATGGAATCCAAAAGGCATCAAATACGAACG AGTGGGAAGAAGCTTTCAAAAATGTGATGATTCGCAACACTAGGCAAGTGGAGGAGCAACTACTTCAGCAGCAACAtctgcaacagcagcagcagcatcaccACCAGCAAGTTTTGCAACAACAAGAGGAGTTCCTTCGCATGCACGAACTACAAAAACGCAACAATTTTGCGACAAATGTTTCACAAATCAACGGTCCTGCAAATG ATTTCCTTAGCCATTTCCAGGCAAACTCTATCGATTTAAATAGAGTTCAGGCCCAAGCACTTCTGCATCAACAGCTATTACAACAGCAGACCGGGGAAAATCTATTTGGAGGAAACATGTCGAAATTCTTTGATTTTCATAAAATTCAGCAGCAGTCACACCATCAGTATCTTAATGGACACCCGCCTCAAATCAATGGAAACAGTGCTGTGCCTGAGCCACAACGAGTGGCGGCCTTCTTGGAAAACAATCGACTGAATTCGCCTTTTGTTGAAAATG GACTTATTAATTCACAACAGCAACCTCAAAAGCCGAGGATGATGGGAATGTTTGAAAATCTG cCTCCTAATTCGCAATCTCAGCAGAGTCGGTTCACCCAGAACTCCATAGTCGACGATGACTTAG GTTTTGACCCCTTTATTGAGACCCAAAAAGGACTGGCCGAACTGATGGAAAATGAAGTTGTTCAACAACAGAGTATTAACAATGAAAACTCCGGGCCGAAGCTTCCACCACCGCCCCAAATTCCCCCACATCAGCAACTGGTGGACAATATGCAGCGAGCTCGCATGCCGCCGCCAGGCTTCAATCACATGAACACCCTGGGCTTGGGCGGATCATCCAGACTGCAGCACACTAGCAAAATGATGCCCTTCATGAACATGCCCGGCAACGGGGTGGGAAACAACGGCGCCCAGGGGCAGCACCAGTTGCCGATGGGTGCCAACTGGAATGCTCACTTGGCCATGCACCAAAACCCAGGTCAGCCCGTTGGCGACTCACAATTGCAGCATCCTATGGCTCACAACAAGG TTTACAACAACAGTGATTGGACTACAATGGATCCGGCTATACTTTCGTTTAGACAGTTTTCATCCTTCCCACAAAACCAAATTCCCCCACATCCTCAACAACAGCAGGATATGTTTTTGCAGCATTTGGCTCAACAGCAAAATTCCCAGAGTGGTAAGTTTGTTAAAGCTTTGGTGGATCAACAGCCGACTAAATACTCACCCATTCCCATTCCAGGTTTCAACAATCAGCCACAACTGCTTCCCATGGGGATGCCCAATAATTTGCTGAACGGACAACAGGCGCAGCCGCCACAGGTCAATGCCAATGTTCAGGGCATGCTTGAGTTTTTAAAAAGCCGTCAATTCGTTTAG